A region of Astyanax mexicanus isolate ESR-SI-001 chromosome 23, AstMex3_surface, whole genome shotgun sequence DNA encodes the following proteins:
- the LOC103023785 gene encoding B-cadherin isoform X5: METLRSVRLGVLLVLLQVLSSSFAEQTPCLNGFDSEVFTFKVDRPYLHRGRKLGRVLFNDCAGRGYNIYSSTDQHFQVDIDGTVELKTQLTLHKVQEFSVHAWDSEGMRYTASVRVENVDKTNHHYAQLEESKNRSINVPLLKLSRTKRSWVIPPLNVPENQRGPFPKEIAVLKTDFVKETKMVYSIKGEGADQTPVGVFTINKNNGSLYVTKPLDRETKDKYVLKSHAVAANGEVEENPMEIIIYVIDANDNKPVFTQNPFLGSVPEASPREFEFMIANATDADEPETDNADIRYSIISQDPPQPDPHMFIINSITGGIRVNSDGLDRENYPEYTLLIQAADMMGNGLVTTGTAVITITDSNDHAPQFEKTTYTASVPENKVGAVVVKLPVTDGDEPQSPAWMAKFRISGVNNGGFFSISTGPNKQEGIITAVKPLDFEQNNKYTLLVIAENEVPFANPLQTSTATVIVNVQDVNEAPVFDPVEHIISIPEDLEVGTEITVYTATDPDTARAQTVTYRISSEDRAGWVSVDRDTGLIRVKSPMDRESPFVKDGKYKVLILAVDNDQVPATGTGTLVIELEDVNDNAPVVEEREIKVCNKDSVPVSLSATDKDGPRFAAPFTVELQGDGRNNWTARMNDSNKIILTLKTALQQGKYNVVLRVYDSGLHHQDSTILASVCDCTGEDLQCLDREIAGLGLSPILGILGAILALLILVLLLLLFLRKKRSVKKHPLLPEDDVRDDLYYYDEEGGGEDDQDYDLSILHRGLDNRPGVFRNDEAPTFMAAPQYRPRPTNPEEIGTFIDDNLKAADNDPTAPPYDSLLVFDYEGGGSEAGSLSSLNSSDSGDQDYDRLHEWGPRFKKLADMYGGGDEL; encoded by the exons GTACTCTCCTCCAGCTTTGCTGAACAGACGCCATGTTTAAACGGATTTGATTCAGAGGTTTTCACCTTTAAAGTGGACAGACCTTATCTTCACAGAGGCAGGAAGCTGGGCAGAG TTCTCTTCAACGACTGTGCTGGTAGAGGATATAACATTTACAGCTCAACTGACCAGCACTTTCAAGTGGATATTGATGGCACTGTGGAACTGAAGACACAGCTTACTCTACATAAAGTTCAAGAATTCTCTGTCCATGCCTGGGATTCAGAGGGAATGAGGTACACTGCGTCTGTGAGAGTGGAAAATGTGGACAAAACCAACCATCACTATGCCCAGCTGGAAGAATCTAAGAAT AGGAGTATAAATGTTCCACTTCTGAAGTTGTCGAGAACAAAGAGAAGTTGGGTGATTCCACCACTCAATGTCCCAGAGAACCAAAGAGGTCCATTCCCCAAGGAGATCGCAGTG CTTAAGACAGATTTTGTAAAGGAAACTAAGATGGTGTACAGCATCAAGGGTGAAGGAGCAGACCAGACTCCAGTGGGGGTTTTCaccattaataaaaacaatggtTCACTCTATGTAACAAAGCCTCTAGACAGAGAGACCAAAGATAAATATGTG CTTAAATCTCATGCTGTTGCAGCTAATGGTGAGGTTGAGGAAAACCCTATGGAGATTATCATCTATGTAATTGATGCAAATGATAATAAGCCTGTCTTCACCCAAAACCCTTTTCTTGGCAGTGTTCCAGAAGCTTCACCTCGAG AGTTTGAGTTCATGATAGCCAATGCCACCGACGCAGATGAACCTGAAACTGACAATGCAGACATCAGATACTCCATCATCAGTCAGGATCCACCACAGCCAGATCCACACATGTTCATCATTAACTCGATTACTGGAGGGATTAGAGTGAACTCTGATGGGCTGGACAGAGAG AATTATCCTGAGTACACCTTGCTGATCCAAGCTGCAGATATGATGGGTAATGGCCTCGTCACCACTGGAACAGCTGTTATTACTATAACTGATAGCAACGACCACGCTCCACAGTTTGAAAAGACCACG TACACTGCATCAGTCCCAGAGAATAAAGTAGGAGCTGTGGTGGTGAAGCTACCAGTGACTGATGGAGATGAACCTCAGTCTCCTGCCTGGATGGCCAAATTCAGGATCTCTGGTGTAAACAATGGTGGATTTTTCAGCATTAGCACAGGACCCAACAAACAGGAGGGCATCATTACTGCTGTTAAG CCATTGGACTTTGAACAGAACAACAAGTACACTCTGCTGGTGATCGCTGAGAATGAAGTTCCGTTTGCCAACCCCCTTCAGACATCCACTGCCACAGTCATCGTGAATGTTCAGGATGTGAATGAGGCTCCAGTGTTTGACCCAGTGGAGCACATCATTTCTATACCTGAAGATCTGGAAGTTGGTACTGAAATAACAGTTTACACCGCCACTGATCCAGATACAGCAAGGGCTCAGACAGTGAC ATACCGTATATCTAGTGAAGATCGTGCTGGCTGGGTGAGTGTTGACCGAGACACTGGACTGATCAGAGTGAAGAGCCCCATGGACAGAGAGTCTCCTTTTGTGAAAGATGGCAAATATAAAGTTCTAATCTTGGCTGTTGATAATG ATCAAGTTCCAGCTACAGGTACAGGAACCCTTGTGATCGAGCTGGAAGATGTGAATGATAACGCTCCCGTTGTTGAAGAGAGGGAGATCAAAGTGTGCAATAAGGACTCTGTTCCAGTTTCACTCTCTGCAACAGATAAGGATGGGCCTCGTTTTGCTGCTCCATTCACTGTTGAACTCCAGGGAGATGGCAGGAATAATTGGACTGCCAGGATGAACGACTCAA ATAAAATTATACTCACGCTTAAGACTGCATTACAACAGGGAAAATACAATGTGGTTCTGAGGGTGTATGATTCCGGCCTCCACCACCAAGACAGCACTATCCTTGCCTCTGTATGTGACTGCACTGGAGAAGACTTGCAGTGCTTAGACAGGGAAATTGCAGGCTTGGGCCTATCACCGATCCTTGGAATTCTGGGGGCTATACTGGCTTTGCTAA TTCTGGTCCTATTgctactcctgtttctgaggaaGAAGAGATCAGTGAAGAAACACCCACTGCTTCCCGAAGATGATGTCAGGGATGACCTCTACTACTATGATGAAGAGGGTGGTGGAGAAGATGATCAG GACTATGACTTGAGCATCCTGCACAGGGGCCTTGACAACCGCCCTGGTGTTTTCCGCAACGATGAAGCTCCAACCTTTATGGCAGCACCCCAATACCGTCCCCGTCCCACCAACCCTGAAGAGATTGGCACCTTTATTGATGAT
- the LOC103023785 gene encoding B-cadherin isoform X6: METLRSVQLGVLLVLLQVLSSSFAEQTPCLNGFDSEVFTFKVDRPYLHRGRKLGRVLFNDCAGRGYNIYSSTDQHFQVDIDGTVELKTQLTLHKVQEFSVHAWDSEGMRYTASVRVENVDKTNHHYAQLEESKNRSINVPLLKLSRTKRSWVIPPLNVPENQRGPFPKEIAVLKTDFVKETKMVYSIKGEGADQTPVGVFTINKNNGSLYVTKPLDRETKDKYVLKSHAVAANGEVEENPMEIIIYVIDANDNKPVFTQNPFLGSVPEASPREFEFMIANATDADEPETDNADIRYSIISQDPPQPDPHMFIINSITGGIRVNSDGLDRENYPEYTLLIQAADMMGNGLVTTGTAVITITDSNDHAPQFEKTTYTASVPENKVGAVVVKLPVTDGDEPQSPAWMAKFRISGVNNGGFFSISTGPNKQEGIITAVKPLDFEQNNKYTLLVIAENEVPFANPLQTSTATVIVNVQDVNEAPVFDPVEHIISIPEDLEVGTEITVYTATDPDTARAQTVTYRISSEDRAGWVSVDRDTGLIRVKSPMDRESPFVKDGKYKVLILAVDNDQVPATGTGTLVIELEDVNDNAPVVEEREIKVCNKDSVPVSLSATDKDGPRFAAPFTVELQGDGRNNWTARMNDSNKIILTLKTALQQGKYNVVLRVYDSGLHHQDSTILASVCDCTGEDLQCLDREIAGLGLSPILGILGAILALLILVLLLLLFLRKKRSVKKHPLLPEDDVRDDLYYYDEEGGGEDDQDYDLSILHRGLDNRPGVFRNDEAPTFMAAPQYRPRPTNPEEIGTFIDDNLKAADNDPTAPPYDSLLVFDYEGGGSEAGSLSSLNSSDSGDQDYDRLHEWGPRFKKLADMYGGGDEL; this comes from the exons GTACTCTCCTCCAGCTTTGCTGAACAGACGCCATGTTTAAACGGATTTGATTCAGAGGTTTTCACCTTTAAAGTGGACAGACCTTATCTTCACAGAGGCAGGAAGCTGGGCAGAG TTCTCTTCAACGACTGTGCTGGTAGAGGATATAACATTTACAGCTCAACTGACCAGCACTTTCAAGTGGATATTGATGGCACTGTGGAACTGAAGACACAGCTTACTCTACATAAAGTTCAAGAATTCTCTGTCCATGCCTGGGATTCAGAGGGAATGAGGTACACTGCGTCTGTGAGAGTGGAAAATGTGGACAAAACCAACCATCACTATGCCCAGCTGGAAGAATCTAAGAAT AGGAGTATAAATGTTCCACTTCTGAAGTTGTCGAGAACAAAGAGAAGTTGGGTGATTCCACCACTCAATGTCCCAGAGAACCAAAGAGGTCCATTCCCCAAGGAGATCGCAGTG CTTAAGACAGATTTTGTAAAGGAAACTAAGATGGTGTACAGCATCAAGGGTGAAGGAGCAGACCAGACTCCAGTGGGGGTTTTCaccattaataaaaacaatggtTCACTCTATGTAACAAAGCCTCTAGACAGAGAGACCAAAGATAAATATGTG CTTAAATCTCATGCTGTTGCAGCTAATGGTGAGGTTGAGGAAAACCCTATGGAGATTATCATCTATGTAATTGATGCAAATGATAATAAGCCTGTCTTCACCCAAAACCCTTTTCTTGGCAGTGTTCCAGAAGCTTCACCTCGAG AGTTTGAGTTCATGATAGCCAATGCCACCGACGCAGATGAACCTGAAACTGACAATGCAGACATCAGATACTCCATCATCAGTCAGGATCCACCACAGCCAGATCCACACATGTTCATCATTAACTCGATTACTGGAGGGATTAGAGTGAACTCTGATGGGCTGGACAGAGAG AATTATCCTGAGTACACCTTGCTGATCCAAGCTGCAGATATGATGGGTAATGGCCTCGTCACCACTGGAACAGCTGTTATTACTATAACTGATAGCAACGACCACGCTCCACAGTTTGAAAAGACCACG TACACTGCATCAGTCCCAGAGAATAAAGTAGGAGCTGTGGTGGTGAAGCTACCAGTGACTGATGGAGATGAACCTCAGTCTCCTGCCTGGATGGCCAAATTCAGGATCTCTGGTGTAAACAATGGTGGATTTTTCAGCATTAGCACAGGACCCAACAAACAGGAGGGCATCATTACTGCTGTTAAG CCATTGGACTTTGAACAGAACAACAAGTACACTCTGCTGGTGATCGCTGAGAATGAAGTTCCGTTTGCCAACCCCCTTCAGACATCCACTGCCACAGTCATCGTGAATGTTCAGGATGTGAATGAGGCTCCAGTGTTTGACCCAGTGGAGCACATCATTTCTATACCTGAAGATCTGGAAGTTGGTACTGAAATAACAGTTTACACCGCCACTGATCCAGATACAGCAAGGGCTCAGACAGTGAC ATACCGTATATCTAGTGAAGATCGTGCTGGCTGGGTGAGTGTTGACCGAGACACTGGACTGATCAGAGTGAAGAGCCCCATGGACAGAGAGTCTCCTTTTGTGAAAGATGGCAAATATAAAGTTCTAATCTTGGCTGTTGATAATG ATCAAGTTCCAGCTACAGGTACAGGAACCCTTGTGATCGAGCTGGAAGATGTGAATGATAACGCTCCCGTTGTTGAAGAGAGGGAGATCAAAGTGTGCAATAAGGACTCTGTTCCAGTTTCACTCTCTGCAACAGATAAGGATGGGCCTCGTTTTGCTGCTCCATTCACTGTTGAACTCCAGGGAGATGGCAGGAATAATTGGACTGCCAGGATGAACGACTCAA ATAAAATTATACTCACGCTTAAGACTGCATTACAACAGGGAAAATACAATGTGGTTCTGAGGGTGTATGATTCCGGCCTCCACCACCAAGACAGCACTATCCTTGCCTCTGTATGTGACTGCACTGGAGAAGACTTGCAGTGCTTAGACAGGGAAATTGCAGGCTTGGGCCTATCACCGATCCTTGGAATTCTGGGGGCTATACTGGCTTTGCTAA TTCTGGTCCTATTgctactcctgtttctgaggaaGAAGAGATCAGTGAAGAAACACCCACTGCTTCCCGAAGATGATGTCAGGGATGACCTCTACTACTATGATGAAGAGGGTGGTGGAGAAGATGATCAG GACTATGACTTGAGCATCCTGCACAGGGGCCTTGACAACCGCCCTGGTGTTTTCCGCAACGATGAAGCTCCAACCTTTATGGCAGCACCCCAATACCGTCCCCGTCCCACCAACCCTGAAGAGATTGGCACCTTTATTGATGAT